One Lactobacillus sp. CBA3606 DNA segment encodes these proteins:
- a CDS encoding NAD(P)H-binding protein produces the protein MKNVLILAANGQIAQIVEQRLLHESAFSTVNLTLFLRNAQRLDKLQANDRVTLIDGDMTNEAAIDRAMVNQDIVFVAAVDHDSRNRLTKNVIKAMQTNHVKRVLFTNVLGLYDEVPGEFGRWNAEMIRSGMASARQSDQLLAASGLDYTTLRLPWLNNHDEIKYLVTTRNEPYNGVSGSRASIAAVVVDLIKNPDKYVSDSIGIADPDTQGEKRPVD, from the coding sequence ATGAAAAATGTTTTAATTTTAGCAGCTAATGGTCAAATTGCCCAAATTGTTGAACAACGGTTATTGCATGAATCAGCATTTAGCACAGTCAATTTAACTTTGTTTTTACGCAATGCGCAGCGCTTAGACAAGTTACAAGCTAATGATCGAGTCACCTTAATTGATGGTGATATGACTAACGAAGCCGCTATCGATCGAGCGATGGTCAATCAAGATATTGTTTTTGTGGCGGCTGTGGATCACGATTCACGCAATCGGTTAACTAAAAATGTTATTAAGGCAATGCAGACGAATCATGTCAAACGAGTCTTATTCACTAATGTACTTGGCTTGTACGACGAAGTTCCCGGTGAATTTGGTCGATGGAATGCCGAAATGATTCGTTCTGGAATGGCATCGGCACGACAATCTGACCAGCTATTAGCAGCATCGGGGTTAGATTACACGACCTTGCGTTTGCCGTGGTTAAATAATCATGATGAAATTAAGTATTTAGTCACGACTCGTAATGAACCGTACAATGGTGTTTCTGGATCGCGGGCCAGTATTGCGGCTGTCGTGGTTGACCTAATTAAGAATCCTGACAAGTATGTAAGCGACAGTATTGGGATTGCTGATCCTGATACTCAGGGGGAGAAACGGCCCGTCGATTAA
- a CDS encoding ABC transporter ATP-binding protein, translated as MGIELRDVTKTYNQTEPPVLTAINAEIQDGELFVIVGPSGCGKSTLLRMIAGIIPISAGVLKINQQVMNDVSPKDRQLSMVFQSYALFPFLNVADNVAFGLKARKVAVAERRRRVDEALALVDLTKYRDRKPRELSGGQRQRVALARAIASDAKICLMDEPLSNLDAQLRVQMRSEIRQLQRKLGLTLIYVTHDQTEAMTMADHVMVLNDQHVQQIETPLGLYNQPANQFVAQFFGTPQLNLLPAICRDSETKPTLVVADTIQVTLTTSIPAGTYTVGIRPNQLAVTAVTTPIAGNATVVNVEVLGDQTIVAVVMDNGAEVRIVKNGQAILTLAQRVTVTALGPVLIFGADQTLIMAQGGSSDDQLVTLN; from the coding sequence ATGGGAATTGAATTACGGGATGTTACCAAGACGTATAATCAGACAGAACCACCAGTATTAACAGCAATTAATGCTGAGATTCAGGATGGTGAGTTATTTGTGATTGTCGGGCCATCCGGGTGTGGTAAGAGTACGTTACTGCGGATGATTGCGGGAATTATTCCAATTTCAGCAGGCGTGTTAAAGATTAATCAACAGGTGATGAACGATGTTTCACCAAAAGATCGGCAATTATCAATGGTTTTTCAAAGCTATGCGCTCTTTCCCTTTTTAAACGTGGCCGATAATGTTGCTTTTGGTTTAAAAGCCCGAAAAGTTGCGGTTGCTGAACGGCGGCGCCGGGTTGATGAGGCTTTAGCTTTGGTAGATTTAACCAAATATCGAGACCGGAAACCGCGAGAGCTTTCTGGCGGTCAACGCCAACGGGTGGCCTTAGCTCGAGCAATTGCGAGTGATGCTAAAATTTGCTTGATGGATGAACCGCTATCTAATCTTGATGCACAATTACGGGTGCAAATGCGGTCTGAAATCCGTCAGTTGCAACGAAAATTAGGGTTAACCCTGATTTATGTCACGCATGACCAAACGGAGGCTATGACGATGGCTGATCATGTGATGGTTTTAAATGACCAGCATGTGCAACAGATTGAGACGCCATTAGGGCTTTATAACCAGCCAGCAAATCAATTTGTCGCCCAGTTTTTCGGCACGCCCCAACTCAATCTATTGCCAGCAATATGTCGTGATTCTGAAACTAAGCCAACTTTAGTTGTGGCTGATACTATTCAAGTCACTTTAACGACGTCAATACCAGCGGGAACGTATACAGTCGGTATTCGACCGAATCAATTAGCCGTGACCGCCGTGACGACACCGATCGCTGGTAATGCCACTGTCGTCAATGTCGAAGTGTTAGGCGATCAGACCATTGTGGCAGTCGTCATGGATAATGGGGCGGAAGTGCGCATTGTTAAAAACGGTCAAGCAATCTTAACATTAGCGCAACGAGTCACCGTCACTGCCTTAGGCCCAGTCCTCATCTTTGGAGCGGATCAAACTTTAATTATGGCACAAGGAGGGTCAAGCGATGATCAACTCGTTACGCTCAACTAA
- a CDS encoding NAD(P)H-binding protein — MTNILIIGATGTVGSTTRQYFLDHTDDQLTLMARHTQRLGQIDTNREKVIAGSVTDSTALQNALAGQDVVFAALSGNLRQMAQALIAGMDEVGVKRLLFITSMGIYNEIPASMGASGNLVANPMLKTYRDAADVIAASDLNYTTIRPGWFDGGADIDYQVTRKGEPFGGHNVSVTSIADLVVKLAHDDNYGARDSLGINRR; from the coding sequence ATGACAAATATTTTAATTATTGGGGCAACAGGTACGGTTGGTAGCACGACTCGGCAATATTTCTTAGATCATACTGACGACCAATTAACTTTGATGGCTCGGCATACCCAGCGATTAGGTCAGATTGACACGAACCGTGAAAAAGTTATTGCTGGTAGTGTAACTGATTCGACGGCACTTCAAAATGCCTTGGCTGGTCAAGACGTTGTATTTGCTGCATTAAGCGGTAATTTGCGTCAGATGGCACAAGCCCTAATTGCAGGTATGGACGAAGTGGGTGTGAAACGGCTCTTATTCATTACGTCAATGGGTATCTACAATGAAATTCCGGCTTCGATGGGTGCCAGTGGTAATCTGGTTGCCAATCCAATGTTGAAAACTTATCGGGATGCGGCCGATGTTATCGCTGCTTCTGACTTGAATTATACGACGATTCGTCCTGGATGGTTTGACGGTGGGGCTGATATTGATTATCAGGTCACCCGTAAAGGTGAACCATTTGGGGGTCACAATGTCTCGGTGACCAGCATTGCTGATTTAGTCGTAAAATTGGCGCATGATGATAACTATGGCGCGCGTGATAGTCTAGGAATTAATCGTCGATAA
- a CDS encoding extracellular solute-binding protein — MLALGAWGYARNQAQAAAMPKRTKVVFWHEMKGPGVEQIAATVKAFNRQQTKYEVVAEFEGGYNDVIQKILNTHGTAASPALFQSMDISTSQMYHSGFTTPMQKFVDQEGYDLKQIIPGAKAVVTRNHQLLSMPFNASQTALYYNKAVLRRYGITPPPVDPTYQDITRVAKAIHDRSHGKVSGMTMEAYSWLFEQLLANADTAFANHNNGHTGNATKVDFTSPAAIQAMNWVKTNIDYGDFMNFGSGGNASANEAAAFLSGHLGIFMQSSAKTGQLAKILKQDLGVTYYPHPDGQKANGIAVGGASLWITNDKSAAVQKGAWEFTKFLVNAKNQANWQAKTGYLAVNQASQAEPVLQALFKQSPALKVSSDQMRRTVPNGTNSGIFIDGLVPARTAIQTAMQKIFAGQDSYRALKTAENSYNQVLKSNNRANGRN, encoded by the coding sequence ATGCTTGCACTGGGTGCTTGGGGCTATGCGCGGAATCAGGCTCAAGCTGCCGCAATGCCAAAACGAACAAAAGTGGTCTTTTGGCATGAGATGAAAGGCCCTGGTGTTGAACAAATTGCCGCAACTGTCAAAGCCTTCAATCGGCAGCAAACAAAGTACGAAGTGGTCGCCGAGTTTGAGGGGGGCTACAATGATGTGATTCAAAAGATTCTTAATACACATGGGACGGCGGCTTCGCCAGCATTATTTCAGTCAATGGATATTTCAACGAGTCAGATGTATCACAGTGGGTTTACGACCCCTATGCAAAAGTTTGTTGACCAAGAGGGGTATGATTTGAAGCAGATTATTCCAGGTGCGAAGGCCGTTGTCACCCGCAATCATCAATTATTATCAATGCCCTTTAATGCCTCGCAAACCGCATTATATTATAATAAAGCCGTCCTCCGGCGATATGGCATTACACCACCGCCAGTTGATCCGACATATCAAGATATTACGCGGGTGGCTAAAGCGATTCATGATCGGTCGCACGGTAAAGTTAGTGGCATGACCATGGAGGCTTACTCGTGGTTATTTGAACAATTATTAGCGAATGCGGATACCGCCTTTGCTAATCACAATAATGGTCACACGGGAAATGCGACCAAGGTTGATTTTACCAGTCCAGCGGCCATTCAAGCTATGAATTGGGTTAAAACTAATATTGATTATGGTGATTTTATGAACTTTGGTTCGGGTGGGAATGCGTCGGCCAACGAAGCGGCAGCCTTTCTATCCGGACACTTAGGGATTTTTATGCAATCATCAGCTAAAACGGGTCAGTTAGCGAAAATCTTGAAGCAGGATTTAGGTGTGACGTACTATCCACATCCAGATGGGCAAAAAGCGAATGGCATTGCGGTTGGTGGGGCCTCATTGTGGATTACAAACGATAAGTCGGCGGCCGTTCAAAAAGGTGCCTGGGAATTCACGAAATTTTTAGTGAATGCAAAAAATCAAGCTAATTGGCAAGCTAAGACGGGGTACCTAGCAGTGAATCAAGCTTCACAAGCGGAACCAGTATTGCAAGCGTTATTCAAGCAATCACCCGCACTAAAAGTTTCCAGTGATCAGATGCGGCGGACGGTGCCGAATGGCACTAATTCAGGCATTTTTATTGATGGACTGGTCCCAGCCCGTACGGCGATTCAAACGGCAATGCAAAAGATTTTTGCTGGTCAAGATAGTTATCGCGCGTTAAAAACTGCTGAAAATTCGTATAATCAAGTGTTAAAATCGAATAATCGTGCCAATGGTCGTAACTAA
- a CDS encoding NAD(P)H-hydrate dehydratase, translating to MKPITSALVRHTIIKRPVDSYKGTFGRVMLIGGNENFGGAIIMAAMAATYSGAGLVTVATAASNFTSLHAHLPEAMVLDYTQTTAVLALLPTMGVIVIGPGLGTEPLAAQLLQHVLQTVTPQQRLVIDGSAITLLAAAQTVLPVAQIVVTPHQMEWQRLSGLKIADQTPVANQAAQQRLHAIAVVKAHHTTVYTDTDAWENLGGTPAMATGGMGDTLAGMIGGFAGQFTDFTAAILSAVYLHSAIADDFAKDQYVVLPHQISHAIPKYMHDFAQ from the coding sequence TTGAAACCAATCACATCAGCACTAGTCCGCCATACAATTATCAAACGGCCGGTTGACTCTTATAAAGGGACATTTGGTCGGGTCATGTTAATTGGTGGTAATGAAAACTTCGGCGGGGCCATTATCATGGCCGCAATGGCTGCCACTTATAGTGGAGCCGGCTTAGTCACAGTAGCCACGGCCGCCAGTAATTTTACTAGCTTACACGCCCATCTGCCAGAAGCAATGGTATTAGATTATACCCAAACAACGGCTGTATTAGCGTTATTACCGACCATGGGTGTTATTGTTATTGGTCCTGGACTCGGCACCGAACCTTTAGCGGCTCAGTTGTTACAACACGTGTTACAAACAGTGACACCCCAACAACGGTTAGTTATTGATGGCTCCGCAATCACCTTATTAGCCGCAGCACAGACCGTCTTACCCGTCGCACAAATCGTCGTCACCCCTCATCAGATGGAATGGCAACGTTTGAGTGGCTTAAAAATCGCTGACCAAACACCAGTTGCTAATCAGGCGGCCCAACAACGCCTGCATGCCATTGCAGTCGTTAAGGCCCATCATACAACCGTTTATACGGACACTGATGCTTGGGAGAATCTCGGTGGCACGCCAGCCATGGCAACTGGTGGCATGGGCGATACTTTAGCCGGCATGATTGGTGGTTTCGCCGGTCAATTCACTGATTTTACGGCTGCCATTTTGAGTGCCGTCTACCTACACAGCGCAATTGCCGATGACTTCGCCAAAGATCAGTACGTGGTCTTACCTCATCAGATCAGTCATGCTATCCCTAAATACATGCATGATTTCGCGCAATAG
- a CDS encoding nuclear transport factor 2 family protein produces the protein MEKNKAIDGYRQFNVAMRNSDVTTLKQLLSSDFTLTHMSGFVQPIDQWLAQIANGQMHYFSSREQSVNARAIKNGWQVTGNNIVNAQINRGIRTDWQLHTVMEIIEKDGIPVIQKAVVTPY, from the coding sequence ATGGAAAAGAACAAAGCGATTGATGGTTATCGACAATTTAATGTTGCCATGAGAAACAGTGATGTAACCACATTAAAACAATTACTGTCATCTGATTTTACGTTGACGCATATGAGTGGATTTGTCCAACCCATTGATCAATGGTTGGCTCAAATTGCGAATGGACAAATGCATTATTTTTCATCAAGAGAACAGTCTGTTAATGCTCGTGCCATAAAAAATGGTTGGCAAGTAACGGGAAATAATATCGTCAATGCTCAAATTAATCGCGGCATCCGAACTGATTGGCAGTTACATACCGTTATGGAAATTATTGAAAAAGATGGGATTCCTGTAATTCAGAAAGCGGTAGTAACGCCATATTAA
- a CDS encoding cyclophilin-like fold protein — MNKIKVVIQNKIFWVSLSENAVVTDIKKQFPLTLTLNRSGINEYYKPLPSKVAATAIGTSQVKAGFVYYFAGRNAFSLNFADLNIAPYQVIEPGRFDDATASQYLAKGPQLITVTVSEK, encoded by the coding sequence ATGAATAAAATTAAAGTAGTTATTCAAAATAAAATATTCTGGGTCAGTTTATCTGAAAATGCAGTTGTGACTGATATCAAAAAACAATTCCCATTAACTTTGACGCTGAATCGAAGTGGTATTAATGAGTATTATAAGCCATTACCCAGCAAAGTTGCGGCAACTGCCATTGGTACTAGTCAAGTGAAAGCGGGTTTCGTTTATTATTTTGCGGGGCGTAATGCATTTTCACTCAACTTTGCTGATCTAAATATCGCGCCTTATCAAGTTATTGAACCTGGTCGTTTTGACGATGCGACCGCAAGTCAATATTTAGCAAAAGGACCGCAACTGATTACAGTGACGGTTTCGGAAAAATAA
- a CDS encoding sodium:proton antiporter codes for MSGFYTVAGLLLGVVGANILKRFLPMVPEVFILIVTGIGLSFVPILKGTSLEPEFFMLVFIAPLMFIDGQKQSFNTIRSKFRGILLMSVVLAVVTVGAVGVTANGIEGQWTLPLALALAAIVTPTDALAVESLTRDRDMPAGVEDALSLESLFNDATGLVLLDLALSVLTKGTFSLANGIGHFLFVAIGGILIGGLGGLGLVMLRYKLNRMGNNPEIITIPISLLTPFLIYLLAEHFGTSGILAVVATGIEHNWEANRLRLTSTNVQLATKVIWTVITDVLNDGVFLFLGLSLPSIWQDIRQLGWGSTLNLVGLSVFIYGVMFVVRYVWSVTNRDIHRVFWPQQSKSQNRFNARIFAISGVHGSMTLALAFSLPKTLGGQPFPYRNEIIILTTLVILISMLVSAVILPVILPKKVDAYTADEVDHVRNKMVDFAILQMRATIDDHMIRELLTDQLQSQKNSEVTSNRHNLSNNFYLLFDETKSLIDAFIHSATVTANYSSQSINRYDRLVNRLLVEQHRFKFKHRLKHLEKEVIWHTKNGVFTQRQRRSFRDHRLRTDTDYAAKVQNWQATRQDLLRLNQAVIKEADQYLDEVLRARLVQQHSDNNYIYMVQKTIDRFFEGIQHEYQPEMQPIDADYYVRAFQYEYDFIQRGIDQGFITKAVASKLYTEINQAQLLRIQIN; via the coding sequence ATGTCAGGATTCTATACGGTTGCCGGGCTCTTATTGGGTGTTGTCGGCGCCAATATTTTAAAACGTTTTTTACCAATGGTACCGGAAGTTTTTATTTTAATCGTCACGGGAATTGGTCTATCCTTTGTGCCAATATTAAAGGGGACTAGCCTAGAACCTGAATTTTTTATGTTAGTCTTTATTGCCCCATTGATGTTTATTGATGGGCAAAAGCAATCTTTTAACACTATTCGGTCAAAATTTCGTGGCATCTTATTAATGTCAGTTGTTTTGGCAGTGGTAACTGTGGGTGCGGTGGGGGTGACCGCCAATGGTATTGAGGGCCAGTGGACCTTGCCGCTAGCCCTAGCGCTGGCGGCAATTGTGACCCCAACGGATGCCTTAGCCGTAGAATCACTAACGCGTGATCGCGACATGCCAGCAGGGGTTGAGGATGCTTTGTCGTTGGAGTCGCTATTTAACGATGCTACTGGGTTAGTTTTATTGGATTTAGCACTGTCAGTCTTGACTAAAGGTACGTTTTCACTGGCGAACGGGATTGGTCATTTCTTATTCGTTGCGATTGGCGGCATTTTAATCGGTGGTCTGGGTGGCCTAGGCTTAGTGATGTTACGCTATAAGTTAAATCGAATGGGAAACAATCCCGAAATCATCACGATTCCAATTAGTTTATTAACCCCTTTTTTAATTTATTTATTAGCTGAACACTTTGGCACGTCAGGCATTTTGGCGGTCGTCGCAACCGGGATTGAACATAACTGGGAGGCTAATCGCCTACGCTTAACTTCCACCAATGTTCAATTGGCAACGAAAGTGATCTGGACGGTAATTACGGATGTTTTGAATGATGGGGTCTTTTTATTTCTAGGGTTATCACTACCTTCAATCTGGCAAGATATTCGGCAGTTAGGGTGGGGGTCGACACTGAACTTAGTTGGGTTAAGTGTCTTTATTTATGGGGTCATGTTTGTCGTGCGCTATGTTTGGTCAGTGACTAATCGCGATATTCACAGGGTCTTTTGGCCACAGCAATCTAAGTCACAGAATCGGTTTAATGCCCGGATTTTTGCTATCAGTGGCGTTCATGGTTCGATGACACTAGCGCTGGCGTTCTCGTTGCCTAAAACCTTGGGCGGGCAGCCTTTTCCGTATCGTAATGAAATTATTATTTTGACCACGCTAGTTATTTTAATTAGCATGTTGGTCAGTGCGGTGATTTTACCAGTTATTTTGCCTAAAAAGGTTGACGCCTATACTGCAGATGAGGTCGACCACGTTCGGAATAAAATGGTTGATTTTGCGATTCTACAAATGCGGGCCACGATTGATGATCATATGATACGAGAGCTGTTAACTGATCAGTTACAGTCGCAAAAAAATAGTGAGGTTACCAGCAATCGTCACAATTTATCCAATAATTTTTATTTGCTATTTGATGAAACGAAAAGCTTGATTGATGCTTTTATTCATAGTGCGACAGTGACAGCTAATTATAGTAGTCAAAGTATTAATCGCTATGATCGACTTGTTAATCGCTTACTGGTGGAACAGCATCGTTTTAAATTCAAGCATCGGCTAAAACATCTGGAAAAAGAAGTGATTTGGCATACGAAGAATGGCGTCTTTACGCAACGACAACGCCGTTCGTTTCGAGATCACCGCTTAAGGACTGATACCGATTATGCTGCTAAGGTCCAAAACTGGCAAGCCACGCGCCAAGACTTATTAAGGTTGAATCAAGCCGTCATCAAAGAAGCTGATCAGTATTTAGATGAGGTGCTACGGGCCCGGCTGGTACAACAGCATAGTGATAACAATTATATTTACATGGTACAAAAGACGATTGACCGCTTCTTTGAAGGTATTCAACATGAATATCAACCCGAAATGCAACCGATTGATGCCGATTATTATGTACGCGCCTTTCAGTATGAGTATGACTTTATTCAGCGAGGAATTGATCAAGGGTTTATCACCAAAGCCGTTGCTAGTAAGCTATATACCGAAATTAATCAAGCGCAATTATTACGGATTCAAATTAATTGA
- a CDS encoding shikimate kinase, which translates to MQAILIGFMGSGKTTVGRLLAQQLQTQAVDLDDLIVTQVGQPITQIFSEQGETGFRHLEQATLCQALTQPGVLSTGGGTPTSQKNAEILMASSIPVIWLAAADQTILQRLANNRDRPLVNTLASADLLALKHRRASIYEGTADLIVSTDALTPLAIATQIVTWLMRRTMPVELSR; encoded by the coding sequence ATGCAAGCAATTTTAATTGGATTCATGGGTAGTGGCAAAACGACAGTTGGTCGATTATTAGCGCAGCAGTTACAGACGCAAGCTGTTGATTTGGACGATCTGATTGTCACACAAGTGGGTCAACCTATTACGCAAATCTTTAGTGAACAGGGCGAGACTGGGTTTCGGCACTTAGAACAAGCGACGTTATGTCAAGCGTTGACACAGCCGGGGGTCTTATCTACTGGTGGTGGCACACCCACTAGTCAAAAAAATGCTGAAATCTTGATGGCGAGTTCAATTCCAGTGATTTGGCTGGCGGCTGCAGATCAAACTATTTTGCAGCGACTTGCTAACAATCGTGACCGACCGTTAGTTAACACCTTGGCATCAGCTGACTTGTTAGCGTTGAAGCATCGACGGGCTAGTATATATGAGGGCACAGCTGATTTAATTGTGTCGACGGATGCGTTGACTCCGCTAGCAATCGCGACGCAAATTGTGACTTGGCTGATGCGGCGGACGATGCCAGTTGAATTGAGTCGTTAA
- the pepV gene encoding dipeptidase PepV, with translation MTIDWQALAAEHKADYLTDLTTMLRVPSFRDDSQATAEAPLGPGPKAALTTFLAIAARDGFKTKNIDNLVGYAEYGEGDETLAVLAHVDEMPAGNGWDTDPFEPTIKDGKLYARGASDDKGPGMAAYYGLKLVKELGLKLNKKVRFIVGTDEESNWTGMKRYFEVEPAPTLGFSPDAEFPLINGEKGNVSLQVHFGTTDTGDFNLVSFDSGLRENMVPREAVAVVTTSANEQLAADFTAFLDQQPVTGELKVVADGVQLEVIGKAAHGMEPKNGINAGTYLASFLNQYPFAGDARDFLAFTANQLHDDSRVHQLGLAFTDEVMGDLTMNVGLLHFDHQAGGDLTLNFRYPKGIEPQELTAGVQAKLPAQATVSQGDFMVPHYVDPEDPIVKDLMAVYRRQTGDHDSQPEIVGGGTYGRMMKRGVAFGALFPHTEDTMHQANEFQPVDDLMAAMAIYGESIAVLATDK, from the coding sequence ATGACAATTGATTGGCAAGCACTAGCGGCTGAACACAAAGCGGATTATTTAACTGACTTAACGACCATGTTACGCGTACCGAGTTTTCGAGATGATAGTCAAGCAACGGCAGAGGCACCTTTAGGGCCAGGCCCCAAAGCAGCTTTAACCACGTTCTTAGCGATTGCGGCACGTGATGGCTTTAAGACAAAAAATATCGATAACTTAGTGGGTTATGCGGAATATGGCGAAGGCGATGAAACGTTGGCAGTTTTAGCTCATGTTGATGAGATGCCTGCTGGTAATGGTTGGGATACCGATCCTTTTGAACCGACGATTAAAGATGGTAAGCTCTATGCACGTGGGGCTTCTGATGATAAAGGCCCGGGTATGGCAGCTTACTATGGCTTAAAATTAGTTAAAGAATTAGGGTTAAAATTAAATAAAAAAGTTCGGTTTATTGTTGGTACTGATGAAGAAAGCAATTGGACTGGGATGAAGCGTTACTTTGAAGTGGAACCAGCGCCAACGTTAGGATTTTCACCGGATGCGGAATTTCCATTAATCAATGGTGAAAAAGGTAATGTTAGCTTACAAGTTCACTTTGGTACCACGGATACCGGTGATTTTAACTTAGTTTCATTTGATTCTGGGCTACGTGAAAACATGGTGCCACGTGAAGCAGTCGCAGTTGTGACTACTTCGGCTAATGAACAATTAGCTGCTGATTTTACGGCATTCTTGGATCAACAACCGGTTACTGGTGAATTAAAAGTAGTTGCTGACGGGGTTCAACTAGAAGTGATTGGTAAAGCGGCGCATGGCATGGAACCTAAAAACGGCATCAATGCCGGGACTTACCTTGCAAGTTTCTTAAATCAATATCCTTTTGCTGGTGATGCACGAGACTTTCTAGCATTTACTGCCAATCAATTACATGATGACTCACGGGTGCATCAATTAGGACTCGCTTTTACGGATGAAGTGATGGGTGATTTGACGATGAACGTCGGCTTATTGCACTTTGACCACCAAGCTGGTGGCGACTTAACCTTAAATTTCCGTTATCCTAAGGGGATTGAACCACAAGAATTAACGGCTGGCGTCCAAGCTAAATTACCCGCACAGGCGACGGTTAGCCAAGGTGACTTTATGGTACCGCACTACGTTGATCCCGAAGATCCGATTGTTAAGGATTTAATGGCTGTTTATCGGCGCCAAACGGGTGATCATGACTCACAACCAGAAATTGTGGGCGGTGGGACGTACGGCCGGATGATGAAGCGTGGCGTGGCTTTTGGGGCTTTATTCCCCCACACTGAAGATACGATGCATCAAGCGAATGAATTTCAACCAGTTGATGACCTGATGGCTGCAATGGCGATCTATGGAGAATCAATTGCCGTCTTAGCGACAGACAAGTAA
- a CDS encoding glycerophosphodiester phosphodiesterase family protein codes for MTVKSLIYGHRGVPVKFPENSLAGFAYAISQGIDGLEFDVHLTKDQVPVIMHDETIDRTTNGQGEIAAYRYQELRQFRLTNGEPVPALAELLQLVSGEPVRLNLEFKTDRHYYQGIERIVLRLVHQTDLVYPVVFSSFNLRSLERGYRIDANQKYAFLSAARIGDPEGFCAAEHLEGLHLEHYQAMRHVSERVWTVDDPDAMRQLFDHQVSAVITNNFELAQDVRAEV; via the coding sequence GTGACAGTTAAATCATTAATTTATGGGCATCGCGGGGTGCCCGTTAAGTTTCCCGAAAATTCGTTGGCGGGGTTCGCCTATGCCATTAGTCAGGGGATTGATGGGTTAGAATTTGATGTGCATCTGACTAAAGATCAAGTTCCTGTTATTATGCATGATGAGACCATTGATCGGACAACCAATGGGCAGGGAGAAATTGCGGCCTATCGTTATCAGGAACTACGTCAATTTCGGTTAACTAATGGGGAGCCGGTGCCAGCTTTAGCCGAATTATTGCAGCTAGTCAGCGGGGAGCCGGTTCGGCTGAATCTAGAGTTTAAAACGGATCGGCATTACTATCAAGGGATTGAACGAATTGTTTTACGATTGGTTCACCAGACGGATTTAGTTTATCCGGTGGTATTTTCCTCATTTAATTTACGGAGTCTTGAACGGGGCTATCGAATTGATGCCAATCAGAAATACGCTTTCTTGTCAGCGGCGCGGATTGGTGATCCTGAGGGGTTCTGTGCAGCCGAACATTTGGAAGGGTTACATTTAGAGCACTATCAAGCCATGCGTCATGTTTCAGAACGGGTTTGGACAGTTGATGACCCCGATGCCATGCGCCAACTGTTTGATCATCAGGTGAGTGCGGTTATTACGAATAATTTTGAGTTAGCCCAAGATGTTCGCGCTGAAGTTTAG
- a CDS encoding universal stress protein, translated as MTQYKKILVGIDTSEQSQLALDKAIAIASQNQATLDIVTIINTEKFIGITQGPMGFGATNPQILDDLTTDLKANLAAARQTAEKAGVTEVRVHLHSGNSKLLLATTLPELYGNDLIIVGATGLNAISRILIGSNAAYVVRNAACDTLIVRTDLNQQAVAQQKRLIRKL; from the coding sequence ATGACCCAATATAAAAAGATTCTCGTTGGTATCGATACTTCTGAACAATCACAACTTGCCCTAGATAAAGCAATTGCGATTGCGAGTCAAAATCAAGCCACTTTAGACATTGTGACGATTATTAACACGGAAAAGTTTATCGGCATTACACAAGGACCAATGGGGTTTGGTGCCACGAATCCCCAAATTTTAGATGACCTAACAACTGATTTAAAGGCGAACTTGGCCGCTGCTCGTCAGACCGCTGAAAAAGCTGGTGTGACTGAGGTCCGGGTGCATTTGCATTCTGGTAATTCCAAGTTGCTATTGGCGACGACATTACCGGAACTGTATGGCAACGATTTAATTATTGTTGGCGCTACGGGTCTAAATGCCATTTCTCGTATCTTGATTGGATCGAATGCGGCCTATGTGGTTCGCAATGCGGCTTGCGATACGTTGATTGTCCGAACTGATTTGAACCAACAGGCGGTTGCACAGCAAAAACGGTTGATCCGCAAACTTTAA